One genomic segment of Ipomoea triloba cultivar NCNSP0323 chromosome 9, ASM357664v1 includes these proteins:
- the LOC116029758 gene encoding secreted RxLR effector protein 161-like translates to MIGELTCFLGLQVKQMETRLFLSQTKYALNLVKRFGLEGEKEAKTPLSTIVKLSKDTVSKQVDGKLYRSMIGSLLYLTSSRRDIRFSVGLCARFQADPKETHINAVKRIIKYVKGTTNHVLWYSRDTGSELLGYSDVDWAGNVKDRKKYFWGLFLHKQKLGLMV, encoded by the coding sequence ATGATTGGTGAACTAACATGCTTCCTGGGATTACAAGTAAAACAGATGGAAACCAGACTGTTTCTCTCTCAAACCAAGTATGCACTGAACTTAGTAAAACGATTCGGTCTAGAAGGAGAAAAGGAGGCCAAAACACCACTCTCCACTATAGTAAAGCTTTCAAAAGATACTGTGTCAAAACAAGTTGATGGCAAACTGTACCGAAGTATGATTGGAAGCCTTTTGTATCTAACATCAAGCAGACGAGACATAAGGTTCAGCGTAGGACTGTGTGCACGATTTCAAGCTGACCCTAAAGAGACGCACATAAATGCTGTGAAAAGGATCATCAAATATGTTAAAGGCACAACAAATCATGTGTTGTGGTATTCACGTGACACAGGATCTGAACTACTAGGATACAGTGATGTTGATTGGGCAGGAAATGTCAAAGACAGAAAAAAATACTTCTGGGGGTTGTTTCTTCATAAGCAAAAACTTGGTTTAATGGTTTAG